The segment AAACTTTCAATCATTTCACTTGTGTCTTCATTAATTTCCTCAATTTCACTATGACCTTTTTTATCTTCAACATTCTTTCTTGTTACGTGATCTGGATGAACATGGGCGTCTTTTATCGAGTCTTGTAGCTCTAAAGCACCATTTCCATCTCCTGTCCGTTCATCAACTCCGAGACATGCATCTTTCTTGAAGTCCTTTTGCAGTCCCGAAGCCCCATTGCTATCTCTTGCCCCTTCATCGAGACTAGCATGTGTTTCTTCCTTGAGGTCTTGTAATTCTAATGCCCCATTGTCATCAGGTAAACTATCTGAATAAAGTGCTTTTCGTATCCGATCATATAGTGGATCTTTTAGAGCATTGCTGAAATCTTCGTCACCTTTGGCAACCGAAGCTACTTCCTGCAAGAAAAAAGAACAGTATATTACTATCCAGAGAGCTAAAATATCGCTTTGATCAGCATCGTTGTTCCAATGAATAAACAATATCAGAATTGGCATTAACCTTTTTATAAAGCTTGAAGCCAGCACCTACGAGCTGCcgtgaaatgaaatttatgaatGAAGGAGGAACAAAGTCCAGTTTGATATCCATATTTGCTATAGTCCTGTAAAATTTGATAAacacaaaaagagagaaaatttaCATGGAAAAGGCTAGCATGAAAACGCAACAAGAAGCGTTCGAAGCTGATAATACTGCATATGTCGTCTAATTGCTTTAAGTGTTGAGTTTTTAAGAGGTGTGAATGATGAAATGAAGCGTTCTCCCGAACGACTCCAAGAGAAAGGATGCATTTTGAATAGCACATTTTCATATCGAATGGGtaatgagttgtgactttttcgatAAGGCACAATAGCACATGTTCACTGTCCTCGTTGGCTATAAATTCAGTGGACTAGCATCAGTTTTGTAGAAAATTCTGAACTTCTGCATATTTGTCTAACAAACAACTATCGAGTCTTTGTGTGATTTGTTGCCGTCTTAGTGTTCAACAAAGTCGTTGGCGTTTTAGGTACCGTTGTTCTAGTGACACGTATACTGAGAAGAAGTAATCCAAAACCTCGGATACAGTGAGAGGATTAAATTCCTTAAGGACACACGATGAATTTCGAGTTCTCGGATATTTTATtgaaagtttttattttctgtCTCGGATGCCAACAATAAGTGCTTTTAAGTTTAATACATAAGAAATCCAAAGTTACCTGAAGTAGCTACGATTATCAGTAACTTTCTGGATAGCAAAACCTCCCACCACGTCAATTCGTACTACATCCTGCGGGAGTGGTATTCCGTCTTTCGAGTACCCATGAGTGCTTCTATCAACGGTATCTACATCAGAGATCTGGAGACATTCACAAAACAACCAGTTACTCTAATGATGACGAGAACAACTATGTTAACGGAAAAATGTCGTGGACTTTCACAAGCTTACCGAATTTAGAAGCACTACTATCAGACCATCTTGAATGTACTCAAATACAAAGAAATGTACAAGTGCCTCCCTTGCTGACAATGGCCATGAAAGCTTCATCCTAACTTACAAGTAGTTAAAACATATATCAGCATATTAAAGATATAAGAAGAACAAATTAAGCATCTACGAACTACTACTACCGCAATTTCAATTTGTATTTCTGGTTTTGACATGGCATGGAGTTAAACGAAATAAAGACGACTTTTGAATCTTGCGAAACGCCcattaatcttgtggtcttacgTAAAAAGGAAAGAGAACGGACTAAAAACGGAAACTAAGACAGACAAATTATAACGGAGGGAGTATAAGATGACAGACCTTACTAGACATATTTGTTCACCCTCTCTGACCTTCTGCACGCACTCGGAGGCTGCGATCTTAAATGTTGGAATTGTGGTTTGCGGCCACCTGATGTGAAAACGAGGAGTATTAACACAAGTTGTTGAGACTATCCCTTGAACCAGTATTCAAGGAAAATTAGCATATATTCAATGCACATGTTAAGATAATTTGAAACTTCACTGACATTTTATTTCGcatcaagttttttttaattacatttacTGAGGACATGACCATAGATAGGAAGGTTTAGAGGTCGAGAATAAGGGTAGAAGGCTAGTGAATAGCCGGGTTCTGTCACACTTTATGTGCGAGAGGTAGGGTGATATTTAGTAGGTGCGTAGTCTCTTATTCTTCAGTATGTATTACTACTCGTCATCTCATTTGTTTTGTATCTTTCTAATTTATTATTGTCATACTATTCTTGCAATTCTGCTCTATGGAACCGCCTCTCTACCTCACAAAGGTAAGGGTAAGGTATTCATATATCCTACCCTctccagaccccacttgtggggcTGGTTTCGTCATTCTATACTTGGATAATGTTCTTGTATCACTAGCCGCCTTTCTTTTATCAAAATCTAGCTAACCAGAGAACAATCGAAAAAATTCTGGCAATATaatgggtatgttgttgttgacaTATCCACCAGTTTTACCAGCCTCATATCTGCCAAACTTATACTGTTTTTCTTAACCTAATGCTTGCAGTCGAACTAAATAGTATCACAATAGTATGCTGATACAAATACAATACCACCATTACAACTAAAAGTTTTGTAGTTCAAAAGCTCTCTCCACCTACTACAGTCAGTTTGTTCGGCAGACAATGCGAACATCTGTATCAAGTATTTATCCAAACAGCTCCCTAAATAGTTTTTATTGTATGCTAAACATGACAGGATACTAAAATAAGGCAAGAGTCTTTAGCATATGGGATCCTCACCATTTCTTGTAGAACTCTGCCCCCCATGAGATGCATAAACCTGAAACAGACAGTTGCTATCACAAAAGTTGTCCAATACTAACGCAACACGAACTTTCTGGAGGTGACGTTGATTAATAACCACCCCAACTGTGAATATAAGGCAAAATAGTTGAGATTTTAATCTATCTTACAAACATCTGATGGGCCATCTACATAGCCTTCAACAAGGAGGGTATGGAAGGGAGTGCCTTCGGGTCCCTCTCGATACATAACACGGTAGTCTTCAGTATCTTGTTTTACCTGCAAAAGAAGGAGAATCAGCATTACTCTCTTCCGCAATACATGCATTCCAAAAAAGAAGCAGACTTTGGTGCTGCTAAAGACAACCAGCATGTAAAAGAAAAGGGCCGCCCAGTGCACTAAGCTCCTGCTCTGCGCAGGAGTCTGGGGAGGATCCATAGCCACAAGGGTCTATTGTACGTACACAACCTTACCCTGCATTTCTGCAAGAGGTTGTTTCCACAGCTCGAACCTCTGACCTCTTGGTCACACGGCAACAACTTTACCAGTTACGAAAAGGCTCCCCTTCAAAGACAACCAACACGTGATGCTTCAAATAAGTTTCAGAGCCACAATGACATTGGTATGCGGAGAGTTTCGAGAATTAGCTTGGAAAAGATAATCTACGAATGTGATAGATAGCCTACTTTCCAAACAGGATGAGCTGCTTCAGAAGATTTTGCCTTCTCATTATCAGCTACAGATGCACTCCTTAACATGCTCAGGAAGTTTGCCACTTCCTTGGTTCTTCGCTCTACCAGGTTGTCACTACATTCTgcaaaccaaaagaaaaaaagaggcgAGGGGGGAGGATCGCGGAATGCATCATTGCTTAGTATATGTTAGATGATTTAGGTTATAGAATTAGGTGACTTCCCATTAAAGTAAAACCTAGATTCGAAGTGACAAAGAACAAACCTTGAAGATCACATTCTGACGAGCGTAGCATTTGATTCTTGACAAGGTTCTTAAGTAAGTCATCATTTACAAGATCATGAGACGACAACGTCTGATCCAATTTTGCTCGGTACTGAGAGATGTTACCAGTGTCTCTCATATTGCATATCCTAGGCAAACAGAGCTGTCTtctctcaaatttttaaaagccGCAACAGCTATAAAAGAATTAAGTGCTTTTGGTGTTCCAAGTATGAATGGAcctacaaaaatatgaaaatgatgttttCAGAAAAGCTGCGTGGATGTGTTCATATGAGTTAGTCGCAGCAGGAATTTGAAGTTCTGAAAAAACAAAAGTATTATTCAAGGGATATGTATCTATGTCATGCATTATTACACATAAAATGGATTAAATGATTAATCCTGAAATCTATCAGAGAGGAATTCAGTCAAACAAGGGAAAGAGCACTCAAATCTTGAGTGTTAGAATAAGgtaaatatgatatatacaaataatacaTGTTCCGCGATCCAAGAAATTCTAAGACTTTGTGTACAATGAAGACATAAACTCAGCCAATATATTACTCTTCAGGGATTTTTCCACATAGCATAActacgacaacaacaacaatatatgtccggtgtaatcccacaagtggggctTGGGGAGGGTAGGATTTACGCAGACCTTAACCGTACCTTTgtgaggtagagaggttgtttccgacAGACCCTCGGCTCACAAGAAGTGTAATTAAAACAGGATTGAAAGGAAAATAACGGCAGCAAAATAGTACATTGAGCAAATGAAGCAACTAGTAGTATTGCAAACTGAAGAATAAGATACTATGCAAGCACTAACAAATACTactaaattaagagaaaatggGATTGGGCCCCTCCCTCTCCCACATAGCATAACTAAGTAGGTAAAAGATAACAGATGCTACAGTCCAATTAACTCTGCCCAAATCCACAAAAAGGGGGGAA is part of the Solanum lycopersicum chromosome 1, SLM_r2.1 genome and harbors:
- the LOC101243920 gene encoding uncharacterized protein isoform X2, whose protein sequence is MYREGPEGTPFHTLLVEGYVDGPSDVCLCISWGAEFYKKWWPQTTIPTFKIAASECVQKVREGEQICLVRMKLSWPLSAREALVHFFVFEYIQDGLIVVLLNSISDVDTVDRSTHGYSKDGIPLPQDVVRIDVVGGFAIQKVTDNRSYFRTIANMDIKLDFVPPSFINFISRQLVGAGFKLYKKEVASVAKGDEDFSNALKDPLYDRIRKALYSDSLPDDNGALELQDLKEETHASLDEGARDSNGASGLQKDFKKDACLGVDERTGDGNGALELQDSIKDAHVHPDHVTRKNVEDKKGHSEIEEINEDTSEMIESLDENDEKVRDSPDNRLVDVPANNKMVVIRSEVRQALGTLEKAISIIRDFGYNLEIRSVSGNTTVKSLGVAEDGRKDSKSSETDQIHGTRIACAESPGKELSEATRYEHRNSSASHGSRRISSSLCTREANHNTKIAPASPDDYVEIILGETQHVAVHVDQMKEENVASIHGKKNGIRKRKQKRKLPFYCCLNFKPGQVKS
- the LOC101243920 gene encoding uncharacterized protein isoform X1: MRDTGNISQYRAKLDQTLSSHDLVNDDLLKNLVKNQMLRSSECDLQECSDNLVERRTKEVANFLSMLRSASVADNEKAKSSEAAHPVWKVKQDTEDYRVMYREGPEGTPFHTLLVEGYVDGPSDVCLCISWGAEFYKKWWPQTTIPTFKIAASECVQKVREGEQICLVRMKLSWPLSAREALVHFFVFEYIQDGLIVVLLNSISDVDTVDRSTHGYSKDGIPLPQDVVRIDVVGGFAIQKVTDNRSYFRTIANMDIKLDFVPPSFINFISRQLVGAGFKLYKKEVASVAKGDEDFSNALKDPLYDRIRKALYSDSLPDDNGALELQDLKEETHASLDEGARDSNGASGLQKDFKKDACLGVDERTGDGNGALELQDSIKDAHVHPDHVTRKNVEDKKGHSEIEEINEDTSEMIESLDENDEKVRDSPDNRLVDVPANNKMVVIRSEVRQALGTLEKAISIIRDFGYNLEIRSVSGNTTVKSLGVAEDGRKDSKSSETDQIHGTRIACAESPGKELSEATRYEHRNSSASHGSRRISSSLCTREANHNTKIAPASPDDYVEIILGETQHVAVHVDQMKEENVASIHGKKNGIRKRKQKRKLPFYCCLNFKPGQVKS